GGAAATATGTTCCTAGCCTCATGTATCTTTTATCCTGGAACTTTTGGTGGACGAATGCGTCTTGGCTGAATTTAGGGTGACGGCTAGTTATAGAGACCAAAAGAAGACTTTGCTTCGGGTCGTCGAACTTCGAAGAGGCCATGGAACCTGTTGTGCTTGGTTCCATCATATTTGATAGTAAAGCCTTTTAGTTCCAGGAAGCACAAGTACCAATAATTAAAAGTACTTGATGCTCAACTGAATATCAgtgattaaaaacaacagcTGTAATGATTAGTGTTtataaattcagatttttatggTTACTATGCATGCATAATAGTTATATTGGACAATGTGCAACGTCACTACATTATATGCAGTGGTGAGAAGTAACTACAGGAATTGAAAGTACTTCTACttttagcattttttggggggtgttttacaaaaatatttgaacatttcAAGGATAGAGTAGAAGTACTTTACCACTTGTGTGATGTGATTTGGCGCCCCCTTTGGCCAACAGGTGCGcttgcaagctttttttttttaacccctctTACCGAGAATTTCTGTGAAGCTTATTACACAACAATCCCTTTCGGCGCAGTCCAAGTCATTACCTCATAGCTTGACAATAAAGAGGAACTTCCAGTATGCAAATACTCAATTACGTGCACCATGAccggtttttattattattatatttattttatattgtttgtTTAGGCGTGGTGATAAAGTATCCAAAAGATGAATAATAAATAGTGGCTTCATTGCcattctgtgggggggggggggggggggtcgagagagagagagagagagagagagagagaaagagagaaagaacttGAGTTTCCTGTCAACTTGCCAGCGCCTTActggaaggaggggggtgggagtgggggtggggcctGCTAGCACAGCAGACGCACACTAAGCAGTAGGaggatctctctctctataaaGGCAGTCCTGTGCGTCAGTGCAGGGCGCAGACGCCGTTCACAACTGCTCCACCGCACTCAATTTTgcggcaaactccacacaactactttttggggggtaggAATTTCAATTTCAAGCTAAAGCCGGGAGCTGCCTCCACGCTCAGGAACATTTGGACCATTTGGATTTAAACTTTGAAAGGACTTTTGGCAAGAGGTGAGCATCCATCTTTGATCTTTTTCTCCAGCTCACAACTTTGAATGTGGATGTGTATCTTACTGATGGTGTCATTGCATCATACTTCTGGGAAAAGTtcagaacaaaaacacacaaacaaaacacaacaaaaaaacactttcaataAGTAACAGAAAAAACAATGGAGCTTTGTGGGTGTTATTGTCTGCAAAAAAAGAGGttccaaataatatttgcaggAACTATAAATCACAAAATTAGACAAATGGATAATTTTGTACCcatcagttatttatttatttatttattttccagagTTGTATTTATGTCTACGAGCGTAGGTCTTCCCGTGCAAATTTCACAAGAAGTTTACTGGAACTGACCATGGTGCCTGAGGCAGAGTGTTGCACAAACAAAAAGTACTTACCGGACTTGCACGCGATCATAAATAGGAATGTATGATTCAAAGATGCCAAGACAAACGGGCAGCTTTCTCCAGTCGCGCTGCCTCGTGAAACACTTGTTAGTTACACTGCCAGGAAAAACTCAGTCAAGTTTTCGaaagctgttttcttttttttgggtcacctcATATGAGGCGCCTAAGCCTACGTTTCTGTCGAGTTCAGAATTAGGGAAACAGAACTGTAACATCTTATCTCATTTAACACAAAATGacgttttggttcctttcctGCAATTAAAAGTGGGAGTACCCGTGCGTATCAAAATTAGGCCAACAGCGGTCTCTCATCTCTCATTTCCAGTAATCATTTTTGAGCtccaaaactattttatttttttacctctgcCAGGAtccaaaaagcccccccccccccctgaatgtACCCTAGAACTAGATAAGGCAAGCGTGCCCTTGAATTAAGGCAACAGGAGTCGTCTTAAGCACTCCGAAGTACCCCCACAGAGCCAAGTGGTCAACTGTGTCAAGGATACCTTCACAGCCCACCTCACTACTGATTTTTGGACTTTTACTCGGGTCAAAGTTTTAGGGCAAATCAAAGAATTATTTTGTCTCGACCATTGTCAGGACAGAAGTTTAGTGATGTATTTATTGGACAAGAAGCTATTAGCTGAGAATCTTTTTGTCATGTTACGACAACCaagtcaggtgttttttttttccccagaaaacAGGAGGTATCCTGATTCTTTAAAAATAAGATTATATTCTTGTGATGATGCGTATTTAGTATTTTGAGGTGGTAtgaaaaagttgacattttctcACAATCGAAAAGCTTTATCCAGACTGTGCGCTAACCCAGGTCTTCCTCTTGCCTCCTCAGGTGTCGCCTCTTCAGTACCGTTCCGTCCCAGTGTCATTTTCTTCTACGGTGCCACCCCTCGCCCCCACATCTCCAGGACGCCCCGCACCACATAGCGGCCACAGCGCCATGGTAACTCTCAGCAAGGCCTACTCAGCCATGAGCAGCAGCCACTTGGACTCTGCCGGCGTGCGGCTGCCTCAGCGCTACAAGACATTCACGTCCATGGCTCAGTACCAGATGGTGCTGGCCACCCTGCGCAAGCTGCAGGAGAGCGGCTTCTACTGGGGCGCCATCACGGGCAAGAACGCCAATAGCCTGCTGGGCGCCGAGAAGGCCGGCACCTTCCTGGTGCGCGACAGCTCCGACAACCGCCACCTGTTCACCCTCAGCGTCAAAACAACGGCGGGCACCAAAAACCTGCGGGTCCAATGCGACGCCGCTTCTTTCTACCTGCAGACGGACCCCAAGAACATTCACGACGTGCCCCACTTCGACTGCATCCTGAAGCTGGTGCACTACTACATGCCTCAGAGCAGAGCCAACGGACGTAACGTGGACTATATTTACTCGGGCAGCGAGAAGCTGCCGCTGGAGTTGGTCAAACCGCTCGCCTGTTGCCCGTCCACCTTGCAGCACTTATGCAGGAAAACCGTTAATGGACATTTGGACATTTCCTCCACGAGGGACCAGCTTCCCCATCCTCTAAGACAATACATGCAGGATTACGAGTCTCCCATTTAGAAGCGCATTCCAAGTCTGAGGGGAGGACTGCGAGCCAGGAGTGAAGTTCCCGGCGAAGATGACGCACAGTTTCCCTCATTTAATGATGCTGCTAACAAATGTGGTGTGATGCCTCAATGAACGCATTTGCGTCCGTCCAGCAGCCCCGGGAGGGTCCTCCCACAGTGCATTCTGGGAGTAGTTTTTACAAGAGCAGTCGCACCTTTTGTAAGGGCTGAACTTTGACTCGATCCTCCATTACGGCAGATTTACAaggtcaattatttttttgttcgttttaaaCTTTCGGCACTGACAGGAACGCCACTTGCTCGCCAATGAATGTATTTAAACAAGACACAACAATTGTCTTAATtcactgtctttttttggggggtgggttgGACAACACCATGTTTACATTGAAGACAAAATCTTTTATAAAGATGTACGAAAGATGCTTAAAGGTTGACTGGTCGACAAAACGATTTGCACTTATTTATATGTGGACGAACATTTCAGTAATTTATAATAAAGAATGTTATTTTTCTACTGAGCTGCATATCAGTGTACTCTGTTTTCCACCCTGTTGCATGGTGATCTCTGTTGTATGGAGACTTTAAATGGCACATATATATTTCAATAATATAATGAATAGCATTAACCCAaaaaagaaccattttaaactaTGTCCAGGGGGCCAAGATGTACAAGGTGCCAAATATAATGCtgtttagaaaaacaaaaaaacaaaacgtgaaccaaaaaaaaaattaaatccatTTAGCCATTCCACTTCTCAGACACTTCTCATGCATCATTCATTTAATActgtccaacaaaaaaaatatatatacagtatatttaaattatttatttacttatttatttacacaTCAAAGCAATCAAGTCTGACTGAAACCATTTCCTTCACaagcttgtttttaaaaatgtccacaAAAGAGCCAGGCATTagcttcaatcaacaaaaagcaaaagtcaGTCAGTAGACAGCGGTTGTCTAAAACAACGGGGAAGTGACGCATTATCCACCAAGTATGGAGGAGCCTGACCCCTGAGGGctctgaaagtgttttttttttttttttttttactggatcTGAAAATGAACAGGGAGCCATTGCAAGGACAACTGAATGGGAATGATGTGCCTGAACCTATAAGGTACAGACAAAATCAGATCGGTTGCATTTTGTACATAATTGGATGAACTcaggattaaaataaaaatacatctgtATTATGAATGAGATCCCTTTAACTTTTTTGATTGTACTTCTGAAAGGAAGCATGTCGTGCGTGAAAATGATGGGGCCGAAAAAGGAGCCTTGAGGAACACCACAAGAACTGACAGAGTCTGACTAATGGGGGCCAACCACCAGAGAAAAATGTCTCTCTTGGGTCACCCTTCTAAGCTCTTATTTTTGTCTGACACTTTACACAAAATCATCATTTCATACATTTTACACTGTTTAGGCTATCAAACCTGCTTTGGTCAAATGGGGGAAACCCTTTGGTATTTGCCACCGGAAAGAACGCATTGTCAACTTGTGTGACTTCCACACGAGGCTGTGGCGTGTTCCCAAGCGAAGAACTTTCTGGGAACTTACGAGACTTCCGAGAAGCTTTTCCTGCTTTGAAGGAGCTCTCGCATGCATATGACTCATCAGATTCTATCGCAGCACTTTGCCAGTGCAATAACTTctcagaaatgtcatctgtcgTGAACATTCTGATTTGTGCAATTCCTTTGAACATGTGCGACTCACTTGGCATACATTTTGAATTGACTTCAAACGCTCTGATCTCTTCCAGTGATGAAAAATTCCCCAGCAATAAGGATGGTAAATAGTCATTATCAATTAGCTTGAGCTTTTCTGGTATGTTAATACTTGAGAAATTGCCCTTTTGTTCTCCTCCTACTGCAGTCTTCAtacattgtgtttttctttatcaataaaacattgaaatatTCCGTCTCTTAACTATAAgaggattttgttttgaatttgtggACTTTTGCTGTCTTTCACACCGATTGGAGCCAACTGGAAATTGTCTGCTGTGCTCACGAGTTTGCAAACTATGGCTTGGAAAATCGTATGGAATGTCACCCACGCTATATGCAAAGTCAGGAGAAATAATTGTAACCCAACTTCACTAAGATGCAACATTTACAAACATTAGCAAGTCGGTAATTCACGAGCCACGACAAGTGTACTGGAAACTGGAAAGTCTGGAATGTTTGTCTCCCAAATTGGAAAAGTACACTTTAACGCTCTTAGAGTTGGCGTGCCTCCACGTAAAGTCAGGGAAAATAAATTGCTTTACAGCGACTTGATTGAGACATGGCATTTGAAAAAACCTGGGTTGGCAGAAACTTTCAACCTCCAAATGTAACAAGTGAAAACTTTTGTAAAGTGAGCAAATTCTGACCCACGGCTGGAAAAAGTGCATTTGAACGCACTTGAAGTTcagacacacaaagtccaaaagaTTGGGAAGTCGGAAATTTCCCAACCTGCgactgtctgtttgttttggtatagtatttttcctcattaaaatacCGGTACACATTAaaactttctgttgtttttctgcTGGGAGGCTGGAATGAATTAATCTCAAGACACATAATTTAGATATTAATGCATCGCAAATATCTGAACAATTCATTGAATGTCTAGATCATCTTCGATCAAACCCGGGTTAAGAACTGCTGATCTAACCTTTAGACCGTTTAGGTTCCTGAAAGTCTGGCGGTTATTTAAGGTGACGCCAAATTGAATTCCATGATAGGTCACATAACATcgtaatttaaattaaatttgcaCTCGCTGGTTGTCGGCCTTATCTCTCCTTATCTTTGAAGTACTGCGGCGGCGGCAAATATTTGTCGCGTTTAATGTGGTGCTTTATACTGACTGAAGTCCATGTAGTAAACCACCACCAGAACCAGATGATATCCAGGAGCATATATGCACACTATATTTACTGCAACCTGCTAAAATGACAGATGAGCGGGAATTCACAGTAAACTTCCTGCGGAGTTACGGGAAAAACCGCTTGGGGCTCAACCTGCTTCCACAGCATATTTTTGCTCCCAACCGGTCTGGGCTCTGATTTGTGAACTGTCAGTCAGCCATTATAACTTCCTCTCCCTCTGTACCTCTGCAGTGTATTGATATGAGACAAATCAAGGACACGAGTTGAAAAAAAGACCCGTCATTAACTGCACGCGTACGGACGCCAATGTCGTTTTGTAGCCGCGGCATTTTGAATGCCATCCTCGCTGTATGTGTGCAAGCCGAGCCGTCGGCTGGCCTTTCCAAAGTATGCGAACGACCAGCCGAAGCCCGCGAGAGCTTCTACGCAGCGCTATAAAAAGGGACACTTGTTGCTTGTTTGTGTTGCTCTGAGGAAATTCTCTGGTAGGGATGTCACGTGACTGCAGGCGGATACTCAAGATTCGTCACCATAGATACACACTTCCTTTGTGACGGTTGTGTCATTTATGCTTTATGGACGTTCAAGGGAAAGCTATGAACTTACTCAGAAGTGCTTTTGTGATTTCTGGTTCTTTAGAATTACACTTGCAGGCTGTTTCACTGAACGGTGTTATTTTTGATATGTTGCAATTAGGTTCGGTTTGTATGTTGCAAAGCAATCCACATTGcaggctttttttgtggattttttcatGATAGAAAATCCGACCAAATTTAAAAGTAAAACTGCATTTGGAGACAGAATTTTCAGAACATAAATGGCTCTGCTATTGagccaatgtttttaaaatggacaggcccccccacacccctaaaaacaaaatggttgaCTCCCTCGTGTCTTTTTGCACATGGGTTTTTGACTTTTTAGTTTTTGTGCGTCTACGCGTGATCAAACAAGTTTCTTGTTGCTAGGTAACCGACTTCAGGAACtgctttttcaaaaaatttAGAGTTGTGCTATCGAGCTCATTTGTTGATGGAAACGCAACGCAAAATGACTGACTCCATGTGTATTTTCGTTCATGGGTTCGTggaacttgtttgtttgtctgctcgTGATAGGAGTGCTTACCAAGTTTCTTGTTGCTAAGTAAAACTGCCttcaggggctgaattttcccAACCGTTGTGATACAGTGAAGCTCATTTCGTCCACTCCAAACCAAAACGGCAGACTTCCTGTTCctttttcaacacatatttttgGGACATTCATGTTTCTACTCATGTACCATTGAACTAAGTTGGAACTGGCCACCTGAAACCGAAATGGTGAACTACCTCTTGTCTTTTTTCGCATTGGTTCTTGACTTTTTGGTGCACGGACTTTTGATAGAAGTGCctcccaaatttcatgttggtgAGTGAAACTGATTTATGCTGCGAATGAAGGCTTCCAACCAAAACTTCAGACTTTCTGTGTCATTTACAGCATGTGTTCTTGagtcttttttgtgtgtcttctgGTGATAGCCAAGCCAACCAAATTTCACGCTGCTTAATCAAACTGGCTTTGccatctgaattttaaaaacaaattggaaTCCGTTATGGACCCTTTGAAAATTGTTACTTCAAAccgaaatggcagacttcctgtagTTTTTGCAGCAtgggttcttgagactttttgtgtgtgtctttttaggAAAGATGGACCTAGTAATCCTATCTGTTGTTTCTAAGTGAAACTAGATTTGGGTTGAATTTTCAAAGACAGACAAAGTTTCTATTTGATATGACTTGAGATTGACAATTAGCCCGCACCAACCTTCATCCAGAAGAGGAGGGGCATGTATCGCATGTCAACATATTTGCGTCTGATCCTGTTCACCTAACATGCTCCTCGTGACCTCAGCATGTCGAGGCAGCGTTcttgtgtgtgcgcgagtgAGACGGCGGCAAGCAGCCAAAAGCAGCTTCCCGCTCGTCTCTCCACTGGCTCAGCCTGTTTACAATTCCACAACTGCCGGTTGCCATGGAGCGCGGTCGTCAATGAGCTCCAGATGCCAGATAGCACGGAGCGGGCCAAAAGCTGTGAGTCATCACGGGCCAGTAAGTCCCACCCACCCCTCCAGTCCAAAGCGACTTCTCCGGGCacactcctcctgctcctccataCTTTGGGATTTACTGTTAGACCTCCAAcagcaccccccccaacccccccccgccgcgTAGATATTCACTTTTATCTGCGTCCAAGCATGCAAGCTGACGCTTCATCTGTGTTAGTGTCTGCGCCACTTCAGATGCTTTCCagctgagagaaaaaaatgcagatgggaggggaggtgggggagaaggtgaaagaaaacacacataaaaatgtatcaataaaagACACCGGGATTCGTTCCAGAGTCCAAACTGCTGTCATCGCACTTGGCAGCTAACCGGGAGAAGCTAAAATAGCATTTGTTCGACATCATCGCTCGGTGCTCCGTCTTGACAAACGGGACGAACAAGATGGACTCAAAATGCTTTAAACCGGTCACCAAATCCAAGTACTTAGTTCACAAA
This region of Hippocampus zosterae strain Florida chromosome 17, ASM2543408v3, whole genome shotgun sequence genomic DNA includes:
- the LOC127590149 gene encoding suppressor of cytokine signaling 3-like, translating into MVTLSKAYSAMSSSHLDSAGVRLPQRYKTFTSMAQYQMVLATLRKLQESGFYWGAITGKNANSLLGAEKAGTFLVRDSSDNRHLFTLSVKTTAGTKNLRVQCDAASFYLQTDPKNIHDVPHFDCILKLVHYYMPQSRANGRNVDYIYSGSEKLPLELVKPLACCPSTLQHLCRKTVNGHLDISSTRDQLPHPLRQYMQDYESPI